In one Spirosoma rigui genomic region, the following are encoded:
- the lpdA gene encoding dihydrolipoyl dehydrogenase: MASPYDLIVVGSGPGGYVAAIRASQLGMKTAVVERESLGGICLNWGCIPTKALLKSAQVFEYIKHSADYGITISGESKADFGAVIKRSRGVADSMSKGVQFLMKKNKIDILSGVGKVKPGKKIDVTGADGKTTEYEAKNIIIATGGRARQLPSVPLDGEKVIEYRKAMTLEKRPESMLVIGSGAIGVEFAYVYASMGTKVTIIEFMPNVVPVEDEEISKELAKQYKKLGIDIYTKSEVTKVDTSDSGCKVYVKTPDGEKVFDAEIVLSAAGVVANIENIGLEEVGISVDKGKIVTDDYYRTNVEGYYAIGDVTKGQALAHVASAEAIICVEKIAGQPHVQPLNYNNIPGCTYCSPEIASVGYTEKAAREAGYELKVGKFPFTASGKAKAGGVPEGFVKVIFDAKYGEFLGAHFIGANVTEMIAEVVAARALETTGEEILKAVHPHPTMSEAIKDATEAAYGEAIHL, from the coding sequence ATGGCTTCACCGTACGATTTGATCGTTGTGGGTAGCGGACCGGGCGGCTACGTAGCTGCAATCCGGGCTTCGCAATTAGGTATGAAAACGGCCGTGGTCGAGCGCGAAAGTCTCGGCGGCATTTGTCTCAACTGGGGTTGTATCCCCACCAAAGCCCTGCTCAAATCGGCGCAGGTGTTCGAATATATCAAGCATTCAGCCGATTACGGCATTACCATCTCGGGAGAGTCGAAAGCTGATTTCGGTGCCGTCATTAAGCGGAGCCGGGGCGTGGCCGACAGTATGAGCAAAGGCGTTCAGTTCCTGATGAAGAAGAACAAAATCGATATTTTGTCCGGCGTTGGTAAAGTGAAGCCTGGCAAAAAGATCGATGTGACAGGTGCCGACGGCAAAACCACCGAATACGAAGCGAAAAATATCATTATTGCCACCGGTGGCCGCGCTCGCCAACTGCCCAGCGTCCCACTCGATGGAGAGAAGGTGATTGAATACCGCAAAGCCATGACGCTCGAAAAGCGGCCCGAAAGCATGCTTGTCATTGGATCGGGAGCTATTGGCGTTGAATTTGCCTATGTCTATGCCAGCATGGGTACGAAGGTGACGATCATTGAATTTATGCCAAACGTAGTACCGGTCGAGGACGAAGAAATCTCGAAGGAACTCGCCAAGCAGTACAAAAAACTGGGCATCGATATTTATACCAAATCGGAGGTGACCAAGGTAGATACCAGCGATAGCGGCTGTAAAGTATACGTGAAGACACCCGATGGCGAAAAGGTATTCGACGCAGAAATTGTTCTCTCGGCAGCCGGCGTTGTGGCCAATATCGAAAATATTGGTCTGGAAGAGGTAGGTATCTCGGTCGACAAAGGCAAGATTGTCACGGATGACTACTACCGCACAAACGTTGAGGGTTACTACGCCATTGGTGACGTAACGAAAGGGCAGGCGCTGGCACACGTAGCCTCAGCCGAAGCTATTATCTGCGTAGAGAAAATTGCCGGGCAACCGCATGTGCAGCCCCTGAACTACAACAATATTCCCGGCTGTACGTACTGCTCGCCAGAGATCGCATCGGTTGGTTATACCGAGAAAGCGGCTCGCGAAGCGGGGTATGAGCTTAAAGTTGGTAAGTTTCCCTTTACGGCGTCTGGCAAAGCCAAAGCGGGTGGCGTACCGGAAGGTTTTGTGAAAGTAATTTTTGATGCAAAATACGGCGAGTTTCTGGGCGCTCATTTCATTGGCGCGAACGTAACCGAGATGATTGCAGAAGTCGTTGCCGCTCGGGCTCTGGAAACTACCGGCGAAGAAATTCTGAAAGCGGTTCACCCGCACCCAACCATGTCGGAAGCGATTAAGGATGCAACTGAGGCAGCTTATGGCGAAGCAATTCACTTATAA